A part of Streptomyces sp. NBC_01210 genomic DNA contains:
- the ligA gene encoding NAD-dependent DNA ligase LigA, giving the protein MAVEQQGSVPAEAREKHAQLAEQVEEHRFRYYVNDQPVISDADFDKLLRGLEALEDKYPELRTPDSPTQKVAGQYETEFSAVAHRERMLSLDNAFDEEELTAWAERIARDLGSQEYHFLCELKVDGLAVNLTYEKGRLTRAATRGDGRVGEDITPNVRTIADIPDRLQGDRIPDLVEIRGEVYFPMEKFEELNARLVEAGDKPFANPRNAAAGSLRQKDPRVTATRPLRMVVHGIGAREGFDIDRLSQAYDLLSEWGLPTARHNKVVDSLEDVREFIAYFGEHRHSVEHEIDGVVVKLDEIPLQGRLGSTSRAPRWAIAWKYAPEEVNTKLINIRVGVGRTGRVTPYAQVEPVTVAGSEVEFATLHNQDVVKAKGVLIGDTVVLRKAGDVIPEILGPVVDLRDGSEREFVMPSECPECGTALRPMKEGDVDLRCPNARSCPAQLRERLFYLAGRKSLDIENFGYVAAAALTKPLEPPTPPLTDEGDLFDLTIEQLLPIKAYVLDQDSGLPKRDPKTGEEKLAMIFANKEGEPKKNALAMLENIAAAKERPLARIITGLSIRHVGPVAAEALAREFRSIERIEQATEEELAAVDGVGDIIAASVKQWFAEDWHREILRKWRAAGVRMEEEGAGEGEGPRPLEGLTVVVTGTLQNYTRDGAKEALQRLGAKVAGSVSKKTAFVVVGDNPGSKYDKAMQLKVPVLDEEGFAVLLEQGPDAAREAAVPAEA; this is encoded by the coding sequence GGGAGAAGCATGCCCAGCTGGCCGAGCAGGTCGAAGAGCACCGCTTCCGGTACTACGTGAACGACCAACCGGTCATCAGCGACGCCGACTTCGACAAGCTGCTGCGCGGGCTGGAGGCGCTGGAGGACAAGTATCCGGAGCTGCGTACGCCCGACTCGCCGACCCAGAAGGTCGCCGGGCAGTACGAGACGGAGTTCAGCGCGGTCGCACACCGCGAGCGGATGCTCTCCCTCGACAACGCCTTCGACGAGGAGGAGCTCACCGCCTGGGCAGAGCGCATCGCGCGCGACCTCGGCTCGCAGGAGTACCACTTCCTGTGCGAGCTCAAGGTGGACGGCCTCGCCGTGAACCTGACGTACGAGAAGGGCCGGCTGACCCGGGCGGCGACCCGGGGCGACGGCCGCGTCGGCGAGGACATCACCCCCAATGTCCGTACGATCGCGGACATCCCGGACCGGTTGCAGGGCGACCGCATCCCGGATCTTGTGGAGATCCGTGGCGAGGTCTACTTCCCGATGGAGAAGTTCGAGGAGCTCAACGCCCGCCTGGTCGAAGCCGGTGACAAGCCCTTCGCCAACCCGCGCAATGCCGCGGCGGGTTCGCTGCGCCAGAAGGACCCGAGGGTCACGGCGACCCGTCCGCTGCGCATGGTCGTGCACGGCATCGGCGCGCGCGAGGGCTTTGACATCGACCGCCTGTCGCAGGCCTACGACCTGCTGAGCGAGTGGGGCCTGCCCACCGCCCGGCACAACAAGGTCGTGGACTCGCTGGAGGATGTACGGGAGTTCATCGCCTACTTCGGCGAACACCGCCACTCGGTGGAGCACGAGATCGACGGTGTGGTCGTCAAGCTCGACGAGATCCCGCTCCAGGGGCGGCTCGGCTCCACCTCGCGCGCGCCGCGCTGGGCAATCGCGTGGAAGTACGCCCCGGAGGAGGTCAACACCAAGCTGATCAACATCCGCGTGGGCGTCGGTCGCACCGGGCGCGTCACGCCGTACGCGCAGGTGGAGCCGGTCACGGTCGCGGGCTCCGAGGTCGAGTTCGCCACCCTGCACAACCAGGACGTGGTCAAGGCCAAGGGCGTGCTGATCGGCGACACAGTGGTGCTGCGCAAGGCCGGCGACGTCATTCCGGAAATCCTCGGTCCGGTCGTGGATCTGCGGGACGGCAGCGAGCGTGAGTTCGTGATGCCGTCCGAGTGCCCCGAGTGCGGGACGGCGCTGCGGCCGATGAAGGAGGGCGACGTCGATCTGCGCTGCCCCAACGCCCGCTCCTGCCCGGCCCAGTTGCGTGAACGTCTCTTCTATCTGGCCGGCCGCAAGTCGCTGGACATCGAGAACTTCGGCTATGTGGCGGCGGCCGCGCTCACCAAGCCGCTGGAGCCGCCCACACCGCCGCTGACCGACGAGGGCGATCTGTTCGACCTCACCATCGAGCAGCTGCTGCCCATCAAGGCGTATGTCCTGGACCAGGACAGCGGACTGCCCAAGCGCGACCCGAAGACCGGCGAGGAGAAGCTCGCCATGATCTTCGCCAACAAGGAGGGCGAGCCGAAGAAGAACGCCCTGGCGATGCTGGAGAACATCGCCGCGGCCAAGGAGCGACCGCTGGCCCGGATCATCACGGGCCTGTCCATCCGTCATGTCGGCCCGGTCGCGGCCGAGGCGCTGGCCCGGGAGTTCCGGTCGATCGAGCGGATCGAGCAGGCCACCGAGGAGGAGCTGGCGGCGGTCGACGGGGTGGGCGACATCATCGCGGCCTCGGTCAAGCAGTGGTTCGCGGAGGACTGGCACCGCGAGATCCTGCGCAAGTGGCGCGCTGCGGGCGTTCGTATGGAGGAAGAGGGCGCGGGGGAGGGCGAAGGGCCGCGTCCGCTCGAGGGACTCACCGTTGTCGTCACCGGCACGCTGCAGAACTACACGAGGGATGGCGCAAAAGAGGCCCTCCAGAGACTCGGAGCGAAAGTGGCCGGTTCCGTTTCCAAGAAAACGGCGTTCGTGGTGGTCGGTGACAACCCGGGTTCGAAGTACGACAAGGCGATGCAGTTGAAGGTGCCGGTGCTGGACGAGGAAGGCTTCGCCGTTCTGCTCGAACAGGGGCCCGATGCAGCTCGTGAGGCCGCTGTGCCTGCAGAGGCGTAA
- a CDS encoding putative bifunctional diguanylate cyclase/phosphodiesterase, whose product MKPTESAAPVSRPRGFAALAGMTSGLPVIVMVIAAAVLVTGIVRTVQEGHALFPSSTVGWSLALLTGIIVGHLVALGRDRWWGGTGSGAALTLAVLLLFGWVPAGLVSLAVVALVGAARRHRWRQGVLHGSVDLLGIGAAALVLAAFGVAPSVERPWLPLDWGVEAAPEVILAATAYLAVTRLLLWYVLAPQGGGLPTVARTALLRQGLVAVALLGIAPLICVVATALPLLLPLFAVPLIALDSTLWIARARAEEQLRDPLTGLPNRQWLLERTWAALEDAEGSGARSALVLIDLDRFRSVNDTLGHLAGDRLLLQIADRLRLALPRGAEAARLGGDEFAVLLPTADSTTSATRIARHLVAELSSPLDLDGLTLVLEASAGVAVFPDHALDAEGLLRRADVAMYQAKRDRTGVEVYESKRDSNTPDRLGLLGDLRRALDAGDVELHYQPKVGFDGHVAGLEALVRWVHPERGRVPPDEFIAIAESSGLMPYLTEYVLDTALAQVARWRAQGLDVPVAVNVSPRDVHTPGFAGLVAARLARHGVPPGSLQLEITEHVLLEDPQRAADTLAGLTDHGVKMSLDDFGTGYSSLVHLRRLPVSELKIDRSFVARLAVDNEDAAIVRCTVDLAHSLGLLVVAEGVEDDETWERLRDLGCDAVQGWLVAAAMPPQETTAWLRARGERGWHRPAELPAASDADEPSSQVVP is encoded by the coding sequence ATGAAACCGACCGAGAGCGCCGCCCCGGTCTCACGGCCGCGTGGATTCGCGGCCCTTGCAGGAATGACATCCGGGCTGCCCGTCATCGTCATGGTGATCGCCGCCGCCGTGCTCGTCACCGGGATCGTACGGACCGTGCAGGAGGGCCATGCGCTCTTCCCCTCGTCCACAGTGGGCTGGTCGCTCGCCCTCCTCACCGGGATCATCGTCGGCCATCTGGTCGCGCTCGGCCGCGACCGCTGGTGGGGCGGCACCGGCTCTGGCGCCGCCCTCACTCTCGCCGTCCTCCTGCTCTTCGGCTGGGTGCCCGCCGGTCTGGTCAGCCTCGCCGTCGTCGCACTGGTCGGCGCCGCCCGCAGGCACCGCTGGCGACAGGGCGTACTGCACGGCTCCGTGGACCTGTTGGGGATCGGCGCGGCCGCGCTCGTCCTCGCCGCCTTCGGCGTTGCGCCCAGCGTGGAGCGGCCCTGGTTGCCCCTGGACTGGGGCGTCGAGGCCGCGCCCGAAGTGATCCTGGCGGCCACCGCCTATCTCGCTGTCACCCGACTGCTCCTGTGGTATGTGCTGGCCCCGCAGGGCGGCGGGCTGCCCACCGTCGCCCGTACGGCCCTGCTCAGGCAGGGTCTTGTCGCAGTCGCTCTCCTCGGCATCGCGCCGCTGATCTGCGTGGTCGCCACCGCCCTGCCGCTCCTGCTGCCCCTGTTCGCCGTACCGCTGATCGCTCTGGACTCCACGCTCTGGATCGCGCGGGCCAGAGCCGAGGAACAGCTGCGCGACCCGCTGACCGGGCTGCCCAACCGTCAGTGGCTGCTGGAGCGGACCTGGGCCGCCCTGGAGGACGCCGAGGGCAGCGGCGCACGATCCGCTCTCGTACTGATCGACCTCGACCGTTTCCGGTCGGTCAATGACACACTCGGCCATCTCGCGGGCGACCGGCTGCTCCTCCAGATAGCTGATCGGCTGCGACTGGCTCTGCCGCGAGGGGCCGAGGCGGCCCGGCTCGGCGGCGACGAGTTCGCCGTACTGCTCCCGACGGCCGACTCCACCACCAGCGCCACCCGCATCGCCCGCCATCTGGTGGCCGAGCTCTCGTCGCCGCTGGACCTGGACGGACTCACGCTCGTCCTGGAGGCTAGCGCCGGCGTCGCCGTCTTCCCCGACCACGCGCTGGACGCGGAGGGCCTGCTGCGGCGCGCGGACGTGGCGATGTACCAGGCGAAGCGGGACCGTACGGGCGTCGAGGTGTACGAGTCCAAGCGCGACTCCAACACTCCCGACCGGCTCGGTCTGCTCGGCGATCTGCGCCGGGCGCTGGACGCCGGCGACGTGGAGCTCCACTACCAGCCCAAGGTCGGCTTCGACGGCCATGTCGCGGGCCTTGAGGCGCTGGTCCGTTGGGTCCACCCGGAGCGCGGCCGAGTACCTCCGGACGAGTTCATCGCCATCGCCGAGTCGTCGGGCCTGATGCCGTATCTGACGGAGTACGTCCTCGACACGGCCCTCGCCCAGGTCGCCAGATGGCGCGCGCAGGGTCTGGACGTCCCGGTGGCGGTCAATGTCTCGCCGCGAGACGTCCACACCCCCGGGTTCGCCGGGCTGGTCGCTGCCCGCCTCGCCCGCCACGGCGTCCCGCCGGGCTCGCTCCAGTTGGAGATCACGGAGCACGTACTCCTCGAGGACCCGCAGCGCGCCGCCGACACCCTCGCCGGGCTGACCGACCACGGGGTGAAGATGTCCCTGGACGACTTCGGCACCGGCTACTCCTCGCTCGTCCACCTGCGTCGCCTGCCGGTGAGCGAGCTCAAGATCGACCGGTCCTTCGTCGCCCGGCTCGCCGTCGACAACGAGGACGCGGCGATCGTCCGCTGCACCGTCGACCTCGCCCACTCGCTGGGCCTGCTGGTGGTCGCCGAGGGCGTCGAGGACGACGAGACCTGGGAGCGGCTGCGCGATCTGGGCTGCGACGCCGTACAGGGCTGGCTGGTCGCGGCCGCGATGCCGCCGCAGGAGACCACCGCATGGCTGCGGGCCAGGGGCGAGCGCGGCTGGCACCGCCCGGCGGAGCTGCCCGCCGCATCGGATGCCGACGAGCCGTCCAGCCAGGTCGTCCCCTGA